From one Eucalyptus grandis isolate ANBG69807.140 chromosome 9, ASM1654582v1, whole genome shotgun sequence genomic stretch:
- the LOC104452797 gene encoding LOW QUALITY PROTEIN: L-ascorbate oxidase (The sequence of the model RefSeq protein was modified relative to this genomic sequence to represent the inferred CDS: substituted 2 bases at 2 genomic stop codons), translating to MGLQRSPWCLCSILPGQTFTYSFILDRPGTHLYYSHYSMQKVAGLYGWIRLSPPYGVTEPFAYDYEQSVILNDWYNKSSNDQAFYWDVEPESLQIQGKGKFDSSKSATPSLDTMAYNATIPAYLNWTIVPGKTNRLRISSVAIQYALSFQIEGHNLTVVEADGYYVEPFVVQNLFIYPGETYSVLIKADQDPSRNYWITSNIVGWNAAAIAPPGLNVLNYHPNHSNHVPPTDPPTGPIWNDVAPQLAQSIAIKARRGYVRTPSPRAHRMIVLLITRNEIDGYFHWSVNYVSLTLPRTPYPIALNENLHHVFDQSPPPDHLPGYADSNDYRVVDKTNATSSDLIYRLKFNTTVDIILQNANTMTANNSETIPWHLHGHDFWVLGYGRGRFNVANDPKKYNLLNPIMKSTVAVHPYGWTTLRXGWTALRFVANKPGMXAFLCQIEMVANC from the exons ATGGGTTTGCAGAGAAGTCCATGGTGTCTATGCTCCATTTTGCCAGGACAAACTTTTACCTATAGTTTTATCCTTGATCGG CCTGGAACGCACTTGTACTACTCCCATTACAGCATGCAAAAGGTAGCGGGACTGTATGGGTGGATCCGGCTTTCGCCGCCGTACGGTGTCACTGAGCCATTTGCCTATGACTACGAGCAGAGCGTCATCCTCAACGACTGGTACAACAAAAGCAGTAATGACCAAGCCTTCTATTGGGATGTGGAGCCTGAG TCGCTACAAATTCAAGGGAAGGGAAAGTTCGATAGCTCCAAATCGGCCACTCCAAGCTTGGATACAATGGCTTATAACGCGACCATTCCTGCATATCTGAACTGGACAATCGTCCCTGGGAAAACAAATCGCCTCAGGATTTCAAGCGTGGCCATTCAATATGCTCTCAGCTTTCAAATTGAG GGTCACAACCTGACCGTAGTTGAAGCAGATGGGTACTATGTAGAGCCATTTGTTGTCCAAAACCTGTTCATCTACCCGGGGGAGACGTACTCTGTCTTGATCAAAGCTGATCAAGACCCATCGAGAAACTACTGGATCACGAGCAACATTGTTGGCTGGAACGCCGCTGCCATAGCCCCTCCCGGTCTCAACGTGCTCAATTACCACCCGAACCATTCAAACCATGTCCCGCCCACAGATCCACCTACGGGCCCGATTTGGAACGACGTGGCTCCGCAATTGGCACAGAGCATAGCGATCAAAGCCCGACGAGGATATGTCCGCACTCCATCACCCAGAGCACACCGCATGATTGTGTTACTCATCACACGGAACGAGATTGACGGTTATTTCCATTGGTCCGTGAATTATGTGTCGCTCACCCTCCCCCGCACACCGTACCCAATTGCCCTCAACGAGAATCTCCACCATGTGTTCGATCAAAGCCCACCACCCGACCATCTTCCCGGCTATGCAGATTCCAACGACTACCGTGTCGTGGACAAAACCAATGCCACCTCTAGCGACTTGATCTACAGACTGAAGTTCAACACTACAGTGGACatcattttgcaaaatgcaaacACCATGACAGCGAACAACAGCGAGACAATCCCATGGCACCTTCATGGCCACGATTTCTGGGTCCTTGGGTACGGGAGGGGGAGATTTAACGTCGCCAATGACCCGAAGAAGTACAATTTGCTGAACCCGATCATGAAGAGCACGGTAGCAGTCCATCCTTATGGGTGGACCACCCTGAGATAAGGATGGACCGCCCTGAGATTCGTGGCTAATAAGCCGGGCATGTAGGCGTTCCTTTGCCAGATAGAGATGGTGGCTAATTGTTAA